A single Anopheles maculipalpis chromosome 3RL, idAnoMacuDA_375_x, whole genome shotgun sequence DNA region contains:
- the LOC126561494 gene encoding transcription elongation regulator 1: MSAEAEKESSNDVESVEEANNAATVNEPAADSAPEQQTPPSEVDSKTEEKKPSPTKNGGAGLLGSAPPKPAGSVVTDLWVETKTADGKSYYYHAISRETTWTRPEGPNVNVMTQAEVEALNKQQLQQPKAAEQKVAESVASTASSGVPPVVGSLPGVIPLHTAAMTRFTGPPPSFGMAPFGMPPPNFTSFPPWSNPPALNSGQNWPMSQTLPLDTAKQAMNEVKLSEIDPAIVAKATVWSEHNAPDGRIFYYNASKGESVWEKPQALRDLEKAKMAVWSAKQKPKVPPSIPPFLAPPIPPQMPIMSSMQTAPSPGLKIQQFPSPLASAVGSPMGAMSNPGVRLQQMPITAGGVVFDPITFMAKNDKAVAEEERKRKLEQEKKRKEDEEKAKANKPQDKSRPISSTPISGTPWCVVWTGDGRVFFYNPSTRTSVWERPDELKERADVDKAVLVPPQQLLGTVAAKDNEGVSGKGQPLTGTTNVTSNIAAESDSGNNASSSNTNEPRTGPTDSESSGEEDGEQPSKKLKSDLEAVMKSNHSASSNRSGNDPEKEAIAMEAEARAARERTLIPLDVRMKSFREMLRELDVSAFSTWEKELHKIVYDARYLLLTSKERKQVFEKYVKDRADEERREKRNKMRQKRDDFRALMESAHLLGKSSFSEFAQKYGKDERFKVIEKIRERESLFNEYIVEVRKREKEEKQHKKEQIKKDFLAMLRERNDINRHTRFSDIRKKIESDSRFKAIVEHSQREELFEEHIKVLKEEKRKAKEKEKEKELKERNNHRSEQRSSRRSRDRSRDRRSRSAERDANQTAKNTTHDDGNAANESKEDEDEGEDCNTSDEDEIERQQKERDRKARAEASIKEREKEVQRTLATHLRDRDKERQHHQRDEAMRHFNALLADLVRNADLTWKEVKKLLKKDHRWELISMLDRDDRERLFNEHIANLVRKKRDKFREMLDEIPSLELTSQWKEIKKIIREDPRYLKYNSSERGEREFRDYIKDKTANAKLAFRELLQECKFITHKSFELYRENANHLREVEDILRNDRRYLILHHIAGERTQMVLAHLEELHKRGPPPPPTASESLRRK, from the exons ATGAGTGCTGAAGCTGAAAAAGAGTCGTCAAACGATGTTGAGAGTGTGGAGGAAGCAAATAATGCAGCTACAGTCAATGAACCAGCCGCAGATTCGGCACCGGAACAACAAACACCTCCATCGGAGGTAGATtccaaaacggaagaaaaaaagccatcCCCCACCAAAAATGGTGGTGCCGGTCTGCTTGGTTCCGCTCCGCCAAAACCGGCAGGTTCAGTTGTTACT GATTTGTGGGTGGAAACGAAAACTGCTGACGGTAAATCGTATTACTATCATGCGATAAGTCGTGAAACAACTTGGACCCGCCCGGAAGGTCCCAACGTTAATGTAATGACACAGGCAGAAGTGGAAGCCCTCAATAAGCAACAGCTACAACAACCAAAGGCCGCTGAACAGAAGGTTGCTGAGTCTGTGGCAAGTACCGCTTCGTCAGGTGTGCCGCCTGTTGTTGGCTCTTTACCCGGCGTAATTCCATTGCACACTGCTGCAATGACGCGTTTCACAGGACCTCCACCTTCGTTCGGGATGGCTCCGTTCGGTATGCCGCCGCCTAATTTTACTAGCTTTCCTCCCTGGAGTAATCCACCAGCGCTCAATAGTGGACAGAATTGGCCGATGAGTCAAACTCTCCCCTTAGATACAGCCAAGCAAGCCATGAACGAGGTTAAACTGAGCGAAATTGATCCGGCAATCGTTGCCAAGGCTACGGTTTGGAGTGAACATAACGCACCGGATGGTCGTATATTCTATTACAACGCTTCTAAGGGTGAAAGCGTGTGGGAAAAGCCACAAGCGTTGCGCGATTTGGAAA aaGCAAAAATGGCAGTATGGAGTGCCAAGCAGAAGCCAAAAGTACCTCCTTCAATTCCGCCGTTCTTGGCTCCGCCGATACCACCCCAGATGCCGATCATGTCTTCAATGCAAACGGCACCATCGCCAGGACTGAAGATACAACAGTTCCCATCTCCGCTTGCTTCAGCTGTTGGATCACCTATGGGAGCCATGTCCAATCCGGGTGTGCGACTTCAGCAAATGCCGATCACTGCCGGAGGTGTCGTGTTTGATCCCATTACCTTTATGGCAAAGAACGACAAAGCCGTTGCAGAAGAGGAACGTAAGCGGAAGCTGGAGCAGGAAAAGAAACGCAAGGAGGACGAAGAAAAGGCTAAAGCGAACAAGCCGCAAGACAAAAGTCGTCCCATTTCAAGCACTCCGATCAGTGGCACGCCTTGGTGTGTAGTTTGGACTGGAGATGGGCGAGTTTTCTTTTACAACCCTTCAACGCGCACCTCCGTGTGGGAAAGGCCGGATGAGCTGAAGGAGCGAGCCGATGTGGACAAAGCAGTACTGGTGCCTCCACAGCAGTTGCTCGGTACGGTAGCAGCAAAGGATAATGAGGGCGTAAGCGGCAAAGGACAACCGTTGACAGGAACAACAAACGTAACTAGCAATATTGCAGCCGAAAGCGATAGCGGCAACAATGCTAGCAGTAGTAATACCAATGAACCCCGAACTGGACCAACGGACTCGGAATCCAGTGGAGAAGAGGATGGCGAACAGCCaagcaaaaaattgaaatcagaCTTGGAAGCTGTCATGAAATCGAACCATTCCGCTAGCAGCAATCGTTCCGGAAATGATCCGGAAAAGGAAGCGATAGCAATGGAAGCAGAAGCTAGAGCAGCTCGGGAGCGGACACTTATACCCTTGGATGTGCGTATGAAATCGTTCCGTGAAATGCTTCGTGAACTGGACGTATCGGCTTTTAGTACGTGGGAAAAGGAGCTCCATAAAATCGTGTACGACGCACGTTATCTGCTGCTAACTTCCAAAGAACGCAAGCAAGTTTTCGAAAAATACGTCAAAGACCGTGCGGACGAAGAACGGCGCGAGAAACGTAACAAAATGCGCCAAAAGCGTGATGATTTCCGTGCGCTGATGGAGTCAGCACATTTGCTTGGAAA atctTCATTCAGCGAATTTGCTCAGAAGTATGGCAAAGATGAACGGTTTAAAGTCATCGAAAAAATCCGTGAACGTGAAAGCTTATTCAATGAGTACATTGTCGAAGTAAGGAAGCgtgaaaaagaggaaaaacagcATAAGAAGGAACAG ATCAAAAAGGACTTTCTTGCTATGCTTCGGGAAAGAAACGATATTAATCGCCACACACGGTTCAGTGACATACGCAAGAAAATAGAAAGCGACAGCCGTTTTAAAGCGATCGTAGAACACTCCCAGCGTGAAGAACTGTTTGAGGAACACATTAAAGTGTTGAAGGAAGAGAAACGAAAAGcaaaggagaaagaaaaagaaaaggaactAAAGGAGCGCAATAACCATCGTAGTGAGCAACGCAGTTCGCGACGTTCGAGGGATCGTTCTCGTGATCGACGAAGTCGTTCTGCTGAGCGGGATGCTAATCAAACGGCAAAAAATACGACCCACGATGACGGAAACGCTGCCAATGAAAGCAAAGAGGATGAGGACGAAGGCGAGGATTGTAACACTTCCGATGAGGATGAAATCGAGCGTCAGCAAAAGGAACGGGACCGAAAAGCGAGGGCAGAGGCCAGTATTAAGGAGCGCGAAAAGGAAGTGCAGCGAACGCTGGCTACTCACCTGCGCGATCGGGATAAGGAACGGCAGCATCATCAGCGGGACGAAGCAATGCGTCACTTTAATGCACTGTTAGCAGATCTAGTCCGTAATGCAGATCTTACCTGGAAGGAGGTTAAGAAGCTGTTAAAGAAAGATCATCGTTGGGAACTGATTTCCATGCTCGATCGTGACGATCGAGAGAG ATTGTTTAACGAACACATTGCCAATCTTGTGCGCAAGAAACGTGATAAATTCCGTGAGATGTTAGACGAAATTCCATCACTGGAGCTGACATCGCAATGGaaggaaataaagaaaattatacGTGAGGATCCACGATACCTTAAAtacaacagcagcgaaaga GGTGAGCGAGAGTTTCGAGACTACATCAAAGACAAAACGGCGAATGCGAAACTTGCGTTCCGGGAGCTGCTACAGGAGTGCAAGTTTATCACGCATAAGAGCTTTGAGCTGTATCGCGAAAATGCGAACCATCTACGCGAGGTGGAAGATATTCTGCGTAACGATCGTCGCTATCTGATACTGCACCATATTGCGGGCGAACGGACCCAGATGGTTTTGGCACATCTGGAAGAGCTACATAAGCGCgggccaccgccaccgccaacTGCTAGTGAATCGTTACGACGTAAGTAA
- the LOC126561719 gene encoding THO complex subunit 5 homolog: MVSKPDNAESVTDKKRRKTSSSNAADNSSTSVKVSKEDVYMNTIAFEEQEASKRSPVKDAALFHATCDELRTLFADIAKLKADSTEDSKVKIADKRIEGSLAFVLLKKLNRLDKVRIREGRDALHKEKLRVDSNRLQLQNLLYEAEHLKREVQRCYMFKSQDEEIELVPEEEFYEQAPESVSRPGSTKTDEHARRIARLEWELQQRKELDAHLKELLTLKQAIEKDIVAKTERLESLGPRLRDLLIATRPLQEALEMPIEKGWKIRQTVRLLPQPLYLLYANVTAYGEASDNLLATSIQGDEEEARQMAAAVNSYELEAHCARDSSNNSRDRADSDNDENEHETERGMKKRHHRGHMKPNLDEQRREKLFKPHPLSVTITIRAKDCPRELCAERQPGPGLSLTFSYLPNMQVITVNIALVDLHSSGAAAGDVLSTETVLNELCRGDKGEDCPNPKVKYQLQDLSIEIGQLPRLLREKNLGKPFLWSQQLCGLDHTSTAYTCVLSRDLANEHAEVTDKLHETIPSIIRSVRGRWEARLKLYKQIHDLESKMIDTSINDERGHPIRISSTVLQWSSISFEDYVSSGVAKMFLADGMATASDLYFRAIVIRGSAKLECYICVPCRYPDSSPLWSFSLNWNGKHTSSCNSSVREMEYWCNSLSAVDHSFDVLPKQLKRAMSCLDIYLETEGPYYTPAEFTQDKSFLKPFRGRTRAQPFRIAPNGSSSLFTQI; this comes from the exons ATGGTCAGTAAACCTGATAATGCTGAATCGGTCACTGATAAGAAACGCCGCAAGACGAGCAGCTCAAACGCCGCCGATAATAGCTCGACGAGTGTTAAAGTTTCGAAGGAAGATGTTTACATG AACACAATCGCCTTTGAAGAGCAGGAAGCTAGCAAACGATCGCCAGTGAAAGATGCCGCTCTGTTCCATGCGACGTGCGACGAACTGCGTACATTATTCGCGGACATAGCAAAGTTAAAAGCCGATAGTACAGAAGACTCCAAGGTGAAAATAGCCGATAAACGAATCGAAGGATCGCTAGCATTTGTGTTGTTGAAAAAACTGAACCGACTCGATAAGGTGCGCATTCGCGAGGGTCGTGATGCGTTGCACAAAGAGAAACTACGCGTCGATAGCAACCGGTTGCAGTTGCAGAATTTGCTGTACGAAGCGGAGCATTTGAAGCGGGAAGTACAGCGCTGCTACATGTTCAAGAGCCAAGACGAGGAGATCGAGTTAGTGCCGGAGGAAGAGTTTTACGAACAGGCCCCGGAATCGGTGTCCCGGCCTGGTAGTACGAAAACCGACGAGCATGCGCGACGCATTGCTAGACTGGAATGGGAGCTTCAGCAGAGAAAAGAGTTGGATGCGCATCTAAAGGAACTCCTAACTTTGAAGCAAGCGATTGAAAAAGATATTGTTGCCAAAACTGAGCGTCTAGAGTCGTTAGGGCCACGGTTAAGAGATCTGCTCATTGCAACGAGGCCACTGCAAGAAGCCCTCGAAATGCCTATTGAGAAGGGCTGGAAGATACGGCAAACGGTTCGTCTGCTGCCACAACCGTTGTATCTGCTCTATGCCAATGTGACTGCATATGGAGAGGCCAGCG ataaTCTTCTTGCCACATCCATACAAGGCGATGAAGAAGAAGCACGGCAAATGGCGGCCGCGGTAAACTCGTACGAATTGGAGGCCCACTGCGCAAGGGATTCTAGTAATAATTCCCGCGATCGTGCCGATTCGGACAATGATGAAAACGAACATGAAACCGAAAGGGGTATGAAAAAACGACATCATCGAGGACACATGAAACCCAACCTGGATGAGCAGCGGCGTGAAAAACTGTTCAAGCCGCATCCCCTTAGCGTGACGATAACCATCCGCGCCAAGGATTGTCCTCGGGAGCTGTGTGCCGAACGGCAACCCGGACCCGGCCTTTCGCTGACATTCTCCTACTTGCCCAACATGCAAGTGATTACGGTTAACATTGCGCTGGTAGACTTGCATTCGTCAGGCGCTGCCGCTGGTGACGTTCTCTCGACCGAAACCGTACTGAATGAATTGTGTCGTGGCGATAAGGGTGAAGATTGTCCCAATCCCAAGGTAAAATATCAGCTGCAAGATCTGTCCATCGAAATCGGTCAATTGCCACGCTTGCTAAGGGAAAAGAACTTGGGCAAACCGTTCCTATGGTCACAGCAGCTGTGTGGACTGGATCACACATCGACCGCGTATACTTGCGTGCTAAGCCGAGATCTCGCGAATGAGCATGCCGAGGTGACAGATAAGCTGCACGAAACGATCCCATCGATCATTCGCTCTGTCCGTGGTCGCTGGGAGGCAAGGTTGAAGCTGTACAAACAAATTCACGATCTGGAGAGCAAAATGATCGACACATCGATCAACGACGAACGTGGCCATCCGATACGCATATCTAGCACGGTACTGCAGTGGAGTTCCATCTCTTTCGAGGACTACGTCTCGTCCGGGGTAGCAAAGATGTTCCTAGCAGACGGTATGGCCACTGCCAGTGACCTATACTTTCGAGCGATAGTCATACGTGGTTCGGCTAAGCTGGAGTGCTACATATGCGTACCTTGTCGTTATCCGGACAGCTCGCCTTTGTGGTCCTTCTCATTAAACTGGAACGGAAAGCATACGTCGTCGTGCAACAGTTCAGTAAGG GAAATGGAATACTGGTGCAACAGTCTATCGGCAGTGGACCACTCGTTTGACGTTTTGCCGAAACAGTTGAAGCGAGCGATGTCATGTTTAGATATCTATCTGGAAACTGAAGGACCCTACTACACACCGGCCGAGTTTACACAGGACAAAAGCTTTCTTAAGCCGTTTCGCGGACGTACAAGAGCACAGCCATTCCGCATTGCACCGAACGGAAGCAGTTCCTTGTTTACTCAAATCTAA
- the LOC126563543 gene encoding uncharacterized protein C05D11.1-like gives MGFKHLLTVKANEVIPVHKYRSDRTGLTVIVGEVEGPVVNGYFTLATEAHDDDGLPHTLEHLIFLGSEKYPYKGILDLVANRCLASGTNAWTDRDHTCYTMTTAGSEGFLSLLPVYLDHILYPTLTDSGFITEVHHITGHGEDGGVVYCEMQGRENTGESRVNLEMLRAVYPNNGYSAETGGILSNLRTSTTNQKVRAYHAAFYRPDNLHVIITGQINPDDIFKALEPIEEKIVSKGPLPPFERPWQTPVEPLQESTDIKIEYPADEEDCGLLNVAWRGPKATTEYDTLTACAVLLRYLTDTSASPVQREFVEIDDPYASRVGYNIVENSVSLLYISFENVPLGKEDHIFLKLSQLLASIASGKEKLDMQRMRNVIERNRLEALSSLESNPHDDIAFHVIGDVLYGSDESEFDNRLNVNRCLQTLKDKEESFWLALLNNYIINNKHVVVRAVPSIKENVRTANLEQERLEKQRKTLGESGLKEKEQILSDAMASNEIPPPDEMITSIPVPSTEAIKFYPVEIYSPSRSESNPPGLIMDDLPVYAEAYDLHTNFCYLKVSMYTEPLSVELRSYLVLLLELLTESPIRRGDTLIPYEEVVSTLESNTVETMTDLGFSSSSRFSVGSYSSTATLYMQVVREKYATGIELMTELLHQTEFTAERIKVCATKLINEVSQAKREGRSIAKDILKAMRYRKESNVRISSLLKQSKFLTSLLEMLEQPDTTQTVIDNLNKVRSIITLPENVAIHMAADWQAMKELGIDLITPWKRLVQPTSGTEKIVKRFISMQDWEHMEKSNEALKPYTGVIVGLGSVESAFLFRTCQGITDFNDPDLVPLLLFLQYMTQLEGPLWKQIRGQGFAYGYNILPRPNEGLLYFTLYRASNVVAAYQEAVSIMEKQVGEGAEWDATLLESARSSLIFEIIARENSIEKVVNTCMLTSFKGVPVGYNQSLVRQVGKVTKEDLQRVGNRYVKHLFSGADTCTAIVCHPDKAGDIASAFKSMGFPLKVETSLEDGILA, from the exons ATGGGTTTTAAGCATCTACTTACGGTGAAGGCGAACGAAGTGATTCCGGTGCACAAGTACCGCTCGGATCGCACCGGGTTAACTGTGATTGTCGGCGAGGTCGAAGGGCCGGTAGTGAATGGGTACTTTACCCTTGCAACTGAAGCGCACGACGATGATGGGTTGCCGCATACGCTGGAGCATCTTATTTTCCTCGGTTCGGAAAAGTATCCGTACAAAGGTATACTGGATTTGGTAGCGAACCGATGCTTGGCATCCGGCACAAATGCTTGGACCGATCGGGACCACACGTGCTACACGATGACAACGGCCGGGAGCGAGGGTTTCCTTTCGTTGCTACCGGTGTATTTGGACCACATACTCTACCCGACGCTAACCGATTCCGGTTTCATCACCGAGGTTCACCATATTACCGGTCACGGGGAGGACGGCGGTGTGGTGTACTGTGAAATGCAGGGACGTGAAAATACGGGTGAATCGAGAGTGAATCTGGAAATGCTACGTGCGGTCTATCCAAACAATGGCTATAGTGCCGAAACGGGAGGCATCTTGAGCAACCTGCGTACCAGCACGACCAACCAAAAAGTGCGTGCTTATCATGCCGCCTTTTACCGTCCGGACAATCTACACGTCATCATCACGGGGCAAATCAATCCGGACGATATTTTCAAGGCGCTCGAACCGATCGAGGAGAAAATCGTTTCCAAAGGGCCGCTTCCACCCTTTGAGCGCCCGTGGCAAACGCCAGTGGAACCGTTGCAGGAATCAACGGACATTAAAATAGAGTATCCGGCCGACGAAGAGGACTGCGGACTGTTGAACGTGGCGTGGAGAGGGCCGAAAGCTACGACGGAGTACGATACGCTCACTGCCTGTGCGGTACTTCTTCGCTATCTGACGGACACTTCGGCCAGTCCGGTCCAGCGGGAGTTTGTCGAGATTGATGATCCGTACGCGAGCCGGGTGGGCTACAACATAGTGGAAAATTCGGTTTCGTTGCTCTACATTTCATTCGAAAATGTTCCACTAGGTAAGGAGGATCATATTTTCCTCAAACTGTCCCAACTGCTGGCGAGCATTGCGAGTGGTAAGGAGAAGCTGGACATGCAGCGTATGAGAAACGTTATCGAGCGCAATCGATTGGAAGCGCTCAGCAGTCTGGAATCGAATCCGCACGACGATATCGCTTTCCATGTCATTGGTGATGTGCTGTATGGATCCGATGAAAGCGAG TTCGATAATCGGCTGAATGTGAATCGGTGTTTGCAAACGTTAAAAGACAAGGAAGAAAGCTTTTGGTTAGCCTTGCTGAATAATTATATTATAAAC aacaAACACGTTGTAGTACGAGCCGTTCCCAGCATAAAAGAGAACGTACGTACGGCCAATCTGGAGCAGGAGCGGTTGGAAAAGCAACGGAAAACCCTCGGCGAAAGTGGGCTGAAGGAGAAGGAGCAAATACTGTCCGATGCTATGGCATCCAATGAAATACCACCACCGGATGAGATGATAACCTCCATACCTGTTCCCTCAACGGAAGCCATCAAGTTCTATCCAGTCGAAATTTACTCGCCGTCCCGCAGCGAAAGCAATCCTCCCGGATTGATCATGGACGATCTCCCAGTTTATGCTGAAGCGTATGATTTGCATACGAACTTTTGCTAC CTCAAAGTTTCGATGTACACGGAGCCACTAAGTGTAGAATTGCGATCGTACCTAGTTCTGCTGCTAGAACTGCTAACCGAATCACCTATCCGTCGCGGTGATACATTGATCCCGTACGAGGAAGTCGTTTCAACGCTTGAGTCTAACACGGTCGAGACGATGACCGACCTTGGGTTCAGCTCGTCGAGCCGTTTCAGCGTGGGCTCTTACTCTAGCACGGCCACCCTATACATGCAGGTGGTACGAGAGAAGTACGCAACTGGCATTGAATTGATGACGGAGCTGTTACACCAAACTGAATTCACTGCCGAGCGTATCAAGGTTTGTGCCACGAAGCTGATCAATGAAGTCTCGCAAGCAAAGCGGGAAGGAAGATCCATCGCCAAGGATATCCTGAAAGCGATGCGTTATCGCAAGGAGAGTAACGTGCGCATTAGCTCACTATTGAAACAATCTAAATTCCTAACGTCGCTGCTAGAAATGCTGGAACAGCCGGATACGACCCAAACAGTGATTGACAACCTCAACAAGGTCCGGTCGATCATTACGCTGCCAGAAAATGTGGCCATTCACATGGCTGCCGATTGGCAGGCCATGAAGGAGCTTGGCATCGATTTGATCACACCCTGGAAACGGCTTGTGCAGCCAACAAGCGGGACggaaaaaatagttaaaag GTTTATCAGCATGCAGGATTGGGAGCACATGGAAAAGAGTAACGAAGCGCTTAAGCCGTACACGGGCGTGATCGTTGGTTTGGGCAGTGTGGAGAGTGCATTCCTGTTTCGAACATGCCAAGGAATAACGGACTTTAACGATCCCGACCTGGTGCCGCTGTTATTGTTCCTGCAATACATGACTCAGCTGGAGGGTCCACTGTGGAAACAGATTCGCGGTCAAGGGTTCGCTTACGGGTATAACATATTACCAAGACCAAACGAAGGGTTATTATACTTTACGCTTTACCGTGCTTCAAATGTGGTGGCCGCATACCAGGAAGCCGTTAGCATTATG GAGAAACAGGTGGGCGAAGGAGCAGAATGGGACGCCACGCTGCTGGAATCGGCAAGAAGTTCGTTGATCTTTGAAATAATTGCCCGCGAGAACAGCATCGAAAAGGTGGTCAATACGTGCATGCTGACCAGCTTCAAGGGAGTTCCGGTAGGATATAATCAGTCTTTAGTACGTCAAGTGGGCAAAGTTACGAAGGAGGACCTACAGCGTGTAGGAAACCGTTACGTGAAGCATCTGTTTTCTGGTGCGGACACGTGCACTGCCATCGTTTGTCACCCGGACAAAGCAGGAGATATTGCGAGTGCATTCAAATCTATGGGCTTTCCGTTGAAGGTCGAAACAAGTCTCGAAGACGGCATTCTAGCTTAA
- the LOC126562408 gene encoding oxygen-dependent coproporphyrinogen-III oxidase — translation MLRTGASRLIGRQMHSSAGSSSRKSSMIRVLGSAAFVGGATGAIAYHWLYGNKVQMAASVRGTTAKLASVSHYMAEPITSRQELDANRNDMKCRMEELVMRIQYDFCRSLEAEENFGKQFLVDRWERKEGGGGITCVLQDGDVFEKAGVNISVVHGNLPKGAIQQMRSRGKQLAEGELPFFAVGVSAVIHPRNPMVPTIHFNYRYFEVTDSAGQKQWWFGGGTDLTPYYLNESDAEHFHRTLKEACDPHDPTYYPRFKEWCDKYFFIPHRNESRGVGGIFFDDLDGPDAERAFDFVSSCAHSVVPSYLPLVRQHKNDPYGDRHRQWQLLRRGRYVEFNLIYDRGTKFGLYTPGARYESILMSLPLNARWEYMNIPTEGTEEAAIIEVLKKPKNWLKL, via the exons ATGCTCCGTACCGGTGCCAGCCGGCTTATCGGACGACAAATGCACAGCAGTGCAGGTAGTTCCAGTAGAAAGTCATCTATGATAAG agTACTTGGCAGTGCAGCTTTCGTTGGCGGTGCTACGGGCGCAATAGCGTACCATTGGCTCTACGGGAATAAAGTTCAAATGGCAGCCAGCGTCCGTGGTACGACCGCAAAGCTGGCAAGTGTTTCGCATTATATGGCTGAACCGATCACCAGTCGGCAGGAGTTGGATGCGAACCGGAACGATATGAAGTGCCGAATGGAAGAGCTGGTAATGAGGATACAGTACGACTTTTGCCGTTCACTGGAAGCGGAGGAAAACTTTGGCAAGCAGTTTCTGGTCGATCGCTGGGAGCGAAAGGAAGGCGGCGGTGGAATTACCTGTGTCCTGCAGGATGGCGATGTGTTCGAAAAGGCCGGTGTAAACATATCGGTGGTGCATGGAAACCTACCGAAAGGTGCCATTCAGCAGATGCGTTCTCGCGGCAAGCAGCTGGCCGAGGGTGAGCTGCCCTTTTTCGCCGTGGGCGTAAGCGCCGTAATCCATCCACGCAATCCCATGGTTCCGACGATTCACTTCAACTATCGCTACTTTGAGGTAACGGACTCGGCCGGTCAGAAGCAGTGGTGGTTTGGCGGTGGTACCGATCTCACGCCGTACTATCTGAATGAGTCGGACGCGGAACACTTTCACCGCACGCTGAAAGAAGCGTGTGATCCGCACGATCCGACGTACTATCCGCGGTTTAAGGAGTGGTGCGACAAGTATTTCTTCATACCGCACCGTAACGAGAGTCGCGGTGTCGGAGGCATTTTCTTCGACGATCTGGACGGGCCCGATGCCGAGCGGGCGTTTGATTTCGTTTCTTCCTGTGCACATTCCGTAGTGCCATCGTATCTACCATTGGTTCGGCAACACAAAAATGACCCGTACGGTGACCGCCATCGGCAGTGGCAACTGTTGCGCCGTGGTCGTTACGTTGAGTTTAATCTCATATATGATCGCGGTACAAAGTTTGGTCTGTACACGCCAGGTGCAAGATACGAAAGCATCCTAATGTCCCTGCCACTGAATGCG AGATGGGAGTACATGAATATCCCTACCGAAGGGACAGAAGAGGCGGCCATCATCGAGGTTCTTAAGAAGCCCAAAAATTGGCTTAAATTGTAA